One genomic segment of Actinoplanes ianthinogenes includes these proteins:
- a CDS encoding hotdog domain-containing protein, producing the protein MITVTHRRYVPYSHAHYAGNLVDGAYSLGLFGDVATEVCIRLDGDEGLFASYDDVQFKAPVQAGDVLEITARVVHMGTRSRRIEFTSAVVCRGTGGSAAELLAEPIVAVTAVGTVVVPATA; encoded by the coding sequence TTGATCACTGTCACGCACCGCCGCTACGTCCCCTACTCGCACGCCCACTACGCCGGGAACCTGGTCGACGGGGCGTACTCGCTCGGCCTGTTCGGTGACGTCGCCACCGAGGTGTGCATCCGGCTGGACGGCGACGAGGGGCTGTTCGCCTCCTACGACGACGTGCAGTTCAAGGCGCCGGTGCAGGCCGGGGACGTGCTGGAGATCACCGCCCGGGTGGTGCACATGGGCACGCGCAGCCGGCGGATCGAGTTCACGTCGGCGGTGGTGTGCCGGGGGACCGGGGGTTCGGCGGCCGAGCTGCTCGCCGAGCCGATCGTGGCGGTGACCGCGGTGGGCACGGTCGTGGTGCCGGCCACGGCGTGA
- a CDS encoding arylamine N-acetyltransferase family protein: MDVRAYLDRLGLGGLAGQEPSVPALHALHTAHAERVPYEVLEIWLDRPTTIDPLDSARRIVAGRGGYCFHLNGAFAALLRALGYQVTRHVGGVQGTADDPAGATANHLVLTVTGLPAPESPDGNWLVDLGMGDGLHAPLPLVAGEYEQGGFHYRLRPSEAEPGGWRFDHDPRGSFLGMDFRAEPATMSAFGEQHRHLSTSPESGFVRVATAARRDATGVDIVRTLVLTRVGDNPARIELTSRNDYFTAMADIFGITFADVSPAARDTLWTRLTTAHESWLSRQSAA; encoded by the coding sequence GTGGACGTTCGCGCATATCTGGACCGGCTCGGACTCGGCGGCCTCGCCGGACAGGAACCCAGCGTGCCCGCCCTGCACGCGCTGCACACCGCACACGCCGAGCGGGTGCCCTACGAAGTTCTGGAGATCTGGCTCGACCGCCCCACCACGATCGACCCGCTCGACTCCGCCCGCCGGATCGTCGCCGGCCGCGGCGGATACTGCTTCCACCTCAACGGCGCCTTCGCCGCGCTGCTGCGCGCCCTCGGATATCAGGTCACCCGCCACGTCGGCGGCGTGCAGGGCACCGCGGACGACCCGGCCGGGGCGACCGCCAACCACCTCGTCCTCACCGTCACCGGCCTGCCCGCCCCGGAGTCCCCGGACGGCAATTGGCTCGTCGACCTGGGCATGGGCGACGGCCTGCACGCGCCGCTGCCGCTGGTCGCCGGCGAGTACGAGCAGGGCGGATTCCACTACCGCCTGCGCCCGTCCGAGGCCGAACCGGGCGGCTGGCGCTTCGACCACGATCCGCGCGGCTCGTTCCTGGGCATGGACTTCCGCGCCGAGCCGGCCACCATGTCCGCCTTCGGCGAGCAGCACCGGCACCTGTCCACCTCCCCGGAGTCCGGCTTCGTCCGCGTCGCCACCGCCGCCCGCCGCGACGCCACCGGCGTCGACATCGTCCGCACCCTGGTACTCACCCGAGTCGGCGACAACCCGGCCCGGATAGAGCTGACCAGCCGCAACGACTACTTCACCGCCATGGCCGACATCTTCGGCATCACCTTCGCCGACGTCTCCCCGGCGGCCCGCGACACCCTCTGGACCCGCCTCACCACCGCCCACGAGTCCTGGCTGTCCCGCCAATCCGCCGCCTAG
- a CDS encoding hemerythrin domain-containing protein: protein MASPTSDRITALGTQLAQAHQELRRRLAALRAGRLRPADLRTHCLAFCTALTTHHQGEDTGLFTALLRERPDLAPTIDKLIEDHGLITGILIRIADLSDEAAGTTDPTAIRRELDGLTAIMESHFRYEERALTSALDAGVPDTGWSDPVLHLRPPG, encoded by the coding sequence GTGGCCTCCCCCACCAGCGACCGGATCACGGCGCTCGGCACTCAACTCGCCCAAGCACACCAGGAATTGCGCCGCCGCCTGGCCGCCCTCCGGGCCGGTCGCCTCCGGCCCGCCGACCTGCGCACCCACTGCCTGGCCTTCTGCACCGCCCTGACCACCCACCACCAGGGCGAGGACACCGGTCTTTTCACCGCGCTGCTCCGCGAACGCCCGGACCTCGCCCCCACCATCGACAAGCTGATCGAGGACCACGGCCTGATCACCGGCATCCTGATCCGCATCGCCGACCTGAGCGACGAGGCCGCCGGCACCACGGATCCCACCGCGATCCGGCGAGAACTCGACGGGTTGACCGCCATCATGGAGTCACACTTCCGCTACGAGGAACGCGCTCTCACCTCCGCCCTCGACGCCGGCGTCCCCGACACCGGCTGGTCCGACCCGGTCCTCCACCTGCGCCCGCCGGGGTGA
- a CDS encoding class I SAM-dependent methyltransferase, whose amino-acid sequence MDHDAAPIAGSSPSSVTGSVAAASFGSAAGAYERGRPPYPETALDFLLPAGSPRVLDLGAGTGKLTRQIRARDLDVIAVDPSEAMLAELRRAVPGVPAHLGTAENLPLPDASVDVVLVAQAWHWVDPARALPEIARVLTPGGRLGLIWNVRDESTDWVHRLGTVIGRDDRARDSTMGPPFGPVTTTRIGWTHTLRPDELLDLVASRSNVILLPVDERAAVLAQVRQLIATHPALLGRDSYALPYVTECAYAELPTA is encoded by the coding sequence GTGGATCACGACGCTGCCCCCATCGCCGGCTCCTCCCCCAGCTCCGTCACCGGTTCCGTCGCCGCCGCCTCGTTCGGCTCGGCGGCCGGCGCCTACGAGCGGGGCCGGCCGCCCTACCCCGAGACAGCCCTCGACTTCCTGCTGCCCGCCGGCTCCCCGCGGGTCCTCGACCTCGGCGCCGGGACCGGCAAACTGACCCGGCAGATCCGGGCCCGCGACCTCGACGTGATCGCGGTCGACCCCTCCGAGGCGATGCTCGCCGAGCTGCGCCGCGCCGTCCCCGGTGTGCCCGCACACCTCGGCACCGCCGAGAACCTCCCGCTGCCGGACGCCAGCGTCGACGTGGTGCTGGTCGCCCAGGCCTGGCACTGGGTCGACCCGGCCCGCGCCCTGCCGGAGATCGCCCGGGTGCTGACCCCGGGCGGACGCCTCGGCCTGATCTGGAACGTGCGCGACGAAAGCACCGACTGGGTGCACCGGCTCGGCACCGTCATCGGCCGCGACGACCGGGCCCGGGACAGCACGATGGGACCGCCGTTCGGCCCGGTCACCACGACCCGGATCGGCTGGACGCACACCCTGCGCCCGGACGAGCTGCTCGACCTGGTCGCCTCCCGCAGCAACGTGATCCTGCTCCCGGTCGACGAACGGGCCGCCGTCCTCGCCCAGGTCCGCCAGCTCATCGCCACCCACCCGGCCCTGCTCGGGCGCGACTCGTATGCCCTTCCGTACGTCACCGAGTGCGCCTACGCCGAGCTGCCGACCGCCTAA
- a CDS encoding L-erythro-3,5-diaminohexanoate dehydrogenase, which yields MAGSVGLNRVLEPAGALPQAAWRLDASPQIGPDEVRIRVQRLNLDAASYRQLAQKHAGDGERIRTEVLEIVETRGKMHNPVTGSGGMLIGVVEEVGPESPLPVKVGDRVATLVSLTLTPLRITDDLQGWDGLSEQVPADGTAILFGRSIVGVLPDDLPPELALAVYDVCGAPALVDRIVRKYQDPTVVVLGGAGKSGSLSLAAAKRAGARTKAIVVSEAERDALSDAGLADEIAIADARDAVAVARAAGQNDVTVVCVDVPGCEHGAILATAPGGTVIFFSMATSFSAAALGAEGLAADVNMLVGNGYVPGHAEFAVDLLRTTPAVRALFSKRIAGD from the coding sequence ATGGCGGGATCCGTGGGTCTGAATCGGGTGCTCGAGCCGGCCGGGGCGCTGCCCCAGGCCGCCTGGCGCCTGGACGCCTCCCCGCAGATCGGCCCGGACGAGGTGCGCATCCGCGTGCAGCGGCTCAACCTCGACGCCGCCAGCTATCGGCAGCTGGCGCAGAAACATGCGGGAGACGGCGAGCGGATCCGCACCGAGGTGCTGGAGATCGTCGAGACGCGCGGCAAGATGCACAACCCGGTGACCGGCTCGGGCGGCATGCTGATCGGCGTCGTCGAGGAGGTCGGCCCGGAGTCGCCGCTGCCGGTCAAGGTGGGCGACCGGGTGGCGACGCTGGTCAGCCTGACCCTGACGCCGCTGCGGATCACCGACGACCTGCAGGGCTGGGACGGGTTGTCCGAGCAGGTCCCGGCCGACGGCACGGCGATCCTGTTCGGCCGCTCGATCGTCGGCGTGCTCCCCGACGACCTGCCGCCGGAGCTGGCCCTGGCCGTCTACGACGTGTGCGGCGCCCCCGCGCTGGTCGACCGCATCGTCCGTAAATATCAGGACCCGACCGTCGTCGTCCTGGGCGGTGCCGGCAAGAGCGGCTCCCTGTCCCTGGCCGCGGCGAAACGCGCGGGTGCCCGTACGAAAGCCATTGTCGTCTCCGAAGCGGAGCGCGACGCGCTGAGCGACGCCGGACTGGCGGATGAGATCGCGATCGCCGACGCCCGCGACGCCGTCGCGGTGGCCCGAGCCGCCGGGCAGAACGACGTCACGGTGGTCTGCGTGGACGTGCCGGGCTGCGAGCACGGCGCGATCCTGGCCACCGCCCCCGGCGGCACCGTGATCTTCTTCTCGATGGCGACCAGCTTCTCCGCGGCCGCGCTCGGCGCCGAGGGCCTGGCCGCCGACGTGAACATGCTGGTCGGCAACGGGTACGTGCCGGGGCACGCCGAGTTCGCCGTCGACCTGCTGCGCACCACCCCCGCGGTGCGGGCGTTGTTCTCCAAGCGGATCGCGGGAGACTGA
- a CDS encoding amidohydrolase, producing the protein MTIPLVRYTNGRFYSAAEPRATAMLVRGGTIAWLGDTADAPAADRTVDLDGALVTPAFVDAHLHATDTGLAFDGLDLSGVRSAGELLDAVAAFAATRPADGVVHGHGWDESTWAEQTPPTAAELDRAAGGRKVYLSQASVHSALASSALLPAAEGVDGYDASGWVREHAHHAVRAVALGALTPQQRTLAQRTALSRAAAMGIAAVHECGGPGTSSEADFQSVLALSGQGLPQVFGFWGELGGAEKARELGAHGAAGDLYADGALGSRTASLRAPYLDGDHGCGEAFLTAEQVGQHLLDCIRIGFQGGFHAIGDAAIDTVLDGFALAAKQVGVDTLREGHHRIEHVELIDKAMIARMVEFGVIASVQPVFDALWGGTDRMYAQRLGVDRALASNPIGAMHATGVALAFGSDSPVTALDPWATVVAAAAPRNPVYRMKVRAAFAAASRGGWRGAGVSGVGVLAPGASATFAAWDTPGGVSEGLPALLPDIDGVTPERPVCRRTVLHGETIYEN; encoded by the coding sequence ATGACTATTCCCCTGGTCCGCTACACCAACGGTCGCTTCTACTCCGCCGCCGAGCCGCGCGCCACCGCGATGCTGGTCCGCGGCGGCACCATCGCGTGGCTGGGTGACACGGCCGACGCGCCCGCCGCCGACCGCACCGTCGACCTGGACGGCGCGCTGGTCACCCCGGCGTTCGTCGACGCGCACCTGCACGCCACCGACACCGGCCTGGCCTTCGACGGCCTGGACCTGTCCGGTGTGCGCTCGGCGGGTGAGCTGCTCGACGCGGTGGCGGCGTTCGCGGCGACCCGGCCGGCCGACGGCGTGGTGCACGGGCACGGCTGGGACGAGTCGACCTGGGCCGAGCAGACCCCGCCGACCGCGGCCGAGCTGGACCGGGCCGCGGGCGGGCGCAAGGTGTACCTGTCGCAGGCCTCGGTGCACTCGGCCCTGGCCAGCTCGGCGCTGCTGCCGGCGGCCGAGGGCGTGGACGGCTACGACGCGTCCGGGTGGGTGCGGGAGCACGCGCACCACGCGGTCCGGGCGGTCGCGCTCGGCGCGCTGACCCCGCAGCAGCGCACCCTGGCGCAGCGGACCGCGCTGAGCCGGGCCGCGGCGATGGGGATCGCCGCGGTGCACGAGTGCGGCGGGCCGGGCACCTCCAGCGAGGCCGACTTCCAGTCGGTGCTGGCGCTGTCCGGGCAGGGCCTGCCGCAGGTGTTCGGCTTCTGGGGCGAGCTGGGCGGCGCGGAGAAGGCCCGGGAGCTGGGCGCGCACGGCGCGGCCGGCGACCTGTACGCCGACGGCGCCCTCGGCTCCCGGACCGCCTCGCTGCGCGCGCCCTACCTCGACGGCGACCACGGCTGCGGCGAGGCGTTCCTGACCGCCGAGCAGGTCGGGCAGCACCTGCTCGACTGCATCCGGATCGGGTTCCAGGGCGGCTTCCACGCGATCGGCGACGCCGCCATCGACACCGTCCTGGACGGGTTCGCGCTCGCCGCCAAGCAGGTCGGCGTGGACACCCTGCGGGAGGGACATCACCGGATCGAGCACGTCGAGCTGATCGACAAGGCGATGATCGCCCGGATGGTCGAGTTCGGCGTGATCGCCTCGGTGCAACCGGTCTTCGACGCCCTCTGGGGCGGGACCGACCGGATGTACGCCCAGCGCCTGGGCGTCGACCGCGCCCTGGCCAGCAACCCCATCGGGGCCATGCACGCCACCGGGGTCGCCCTCGCGTTCGGCTCCGACTCGCCGGTGACCGCGCTCGACCCGTGGGCGACGGTGGTCGCCGCGGCCGCCCCGCGCAACCCGGTCTACCGGATGAAGGTGCGGGCGGCGTTCGCTGCCGCGAGCCGGGGCGGCTGGCGCGGCGCCGGGGTCAGCGGCGTGGGCGTGCTCGCGCCCGGCGCCTCGGCCACCTTCGCCGCCTGGGACACCCCGGGCGGCGTCAGCGAGGGACTGCCGGCGCTGCTGCCGGACATCGACGGCGTGACGCCCGAGCGGCCGGTCTGCCGGCGCACGGTGCTGCACGGCGAAACCATCTACGAGAACTAG
- a CDS encoding OAM dimerization domain-containing protein has protein sequence MSIVRPYGDTTGDGMVQLSFTLPIPHDKRAEGAALQLAGKMGMDPAMLVHAKQMGDGFTFFVVYGKVTHLVDTDKVQVVERDYPLLSAKEVNAAIKKGLRRRLNVVGACIGTDAHTVGIDAILNLKGIAGEKGLEYYSELSVTNMGAQVSVPDLVETARAKKADAVLVSQVVTQRDAHLHNTRAMSAAFREALPAGKRPLLIVGGPRFDELMTGELGVDRIFSRGTTPREVASYLVHALIASKN, from the coding sequence ATGAGCATCGTCCGCCCCTACGGGGACACCACCGGCGACGGGATGGTGCAGCTCTCCTTCACCCTGCCGATCCCGCACGACAAACGCGCCGAGGGCGCTGCGCTCCAGCTGGCCGGCAAGATGGGCATGGACCCGGCGATGCTGGTGCACGCCAAGCAGATGGGCGACGGGTTCACCTTCTTCGTCGTCTACGGCAAGGTCACCCACCTGGTCGACACGGACAAGGTGCAGGTCGTCGAGCGCGACTACCCGCTGCTGAGCGCCAAGGAGGTCAACGCCGCGATCAAGAAGGGGTTGCGGCGGCGGCTCAACGTGGTCGGCGCCTGCATCGGCACCGACGCGCACACCGTCGGCATCGACGCCATCCTCAACCTCAAGGGCATCGCCGGGGAGAAGGGCCTGGAGTACTACTCCGAGCTGTCGGTGACCAACATGGGCGCGCAGGTGTCGGTGCCCGACCTGGTGGAGACCGCCCGGGCGAAGAAGGCCGACGCGGTGCTGGTCTCCCAGGTGGTCACCCAGCGCGACGCGCACCTGCACAACACCCGGGCCATGTCGGCCGCGTTCCGCGAGGCGCTGCCGGCCGGCAAGCGGCCGCTGCTGATCGTCGGCGGGCCCCGGTTCGACGAGCTGATGACCGGCGAGCTCGGCGTCGACCGGATCTTCAGCCGCGGTACCACGCCGCGGGAGGTCGCCTCCTATCTGGTTCACGCACTGATTGCGAGCAAGAATTGA
- a CDS encoding CsbD family protein, with amino-acid sequence MSFTDKVKNKAEELTGKAKQGIGEATDNERLYAEGEAQEAAAHAKQAGEHVKDAGRDVRDAFS; translated from the coding sequence ATGAGCTTCACCGACAAGGTCAAGAACAAGGCCGAGGAGCTGACCGGCAAGGCCAAGCAGGGCATCGGCGAGGCGACCGACAACGAGCGTCTCTACGCCGAGGGCGAGGCCCAGGAGGCCGCCGCGCACGCCAAGCAGGCCGGCGAGCACGTCAAGGACGCGGGCCGCGACGTCCGCGACGCCTTCAGCTAG
- a CDS encoding quinone oxidoreductase family protein, with product MLIVEEAERPVPGSGQVLIRAEAIGVNFVDVRFRRGGEGIFRRPLPGRPTGDVVGVVAEVGSGVDPALVGQRVAALAEDAYAEFAVAEASWLAAIPPGLGAGDAVMVPMAGPVALRVLRQADFRPGETVLVHSAAGGIGHLVVQLAKRLGAGLVIGAASRGKLDFVRSAGADLAVDYGLADWPERVREVVPGGVDVVLDAVGGQVLRQGLELLAPFGRAVIYGAASGTVDDIPAGPLFALRTVGGFNQTAWREVAPERARAEMDEVAELFAVGGLRTVGHVEFPLEEAAGAHKVMEEREHVGRVLLRP from the coding sequence GTGCTGATCGTCGAGGAGGCGGAGCGGCCGGTGCCCGGCTCGGGGCAGGTGCTGATCCGGGCCGAGGCGATCGGGGTCAACTTCGTCGACGTCCGATTCCGGCGAGGCGGCGAGGGGATTTTCCGGCGACCGTTGCCGGGCCGGCCCACCGGTGACGTGGTGGGAGTGGTGGCCGAGGTGGGTTCCGGCGTGGATCCTGCGCTGGTGGGCCAGCGTGTGGCGGCCTTGGCCGAGGATGCTTACGCGGAGTTTGCCGTTGCGGAGGCATCATGGCTGGCGGCGATCCCGCCCGGGCTGGGCGCCGGAGACGCGGTGATGGTGCCGATGGCCGGGCCGGTGGCGTTGCGAGTGCTGCGCCAGGCCGACTTCCGGCCGGGGGAGACGGTGCTGGTGCATTCCGCGGCGGGCGGGATCGGGCACCTTGTCGTGCAGCTCGCGAAACGGTTGGGTGCCGGCCTGGTGATCGGGGCAGCGTCACGCGGCAAGCTCGACTTCGTTCGTTCGGCCGGTGCTGATCTCGCGGTGGACTACGGGCTGGCGGACTGGCCCGAGCGGGTGCGGGAGGTCGTGCCGGGCGGTGTCGACGTGGTGCTGGACGCGGTCGGCGGGCAGGTGTTGCGACAGGGGCTGGAGTTGCTGGCGCCTTTCGGGCGGGCGGTGATCTATGGGGCGGCGTCCGGCACCGTCGATGACATCCCGGCTGGTCCGTTGTTCGCGTTGCGGACGGTTGGCGGGTTCAACCAGACCGCTTGGCGTGAGGTGGCACCTGAGCGGGCTCGGGCGGAGATGGACGAGGTGGCGGAGCTGTTCGCGGTCGGTGGTTTGCGGACGGTTGGGCATGTGGAGTTTCCGTTGGAGGAGGCCGCGGGCGCGCACAAGGTGATGGAGGAGCGGGAGCATGTCGGGCGGGTGTTGCTGCGGCCTTGA
- a CDS encoding putative quinol monooxygenase, with protein MIIVAGELRVAAEDRDRYLLAVADVARLARRAPGCHDFVQSADPIEPDRILVYERWSSDEALLTFRAADGPSLDLPAVVSADVRKYRISAVEAP; from the coding sequence GTGATCATCGTTGCTGGGGAGCTGCGGGTCGCGGCGGAGGATCGTGACCGCTATCTGCTCGCGGTCGCCGATGTCGCCCGGCTGGCTCGTCGCGCGCCGGGCTGTCACGACTTCGTCCAGTCGGCCGACCCGATCGAGCCGGATCGCATCCTGGTCTACGAGCGGTGGTCCTCTGACGAGGCCCTGCTCACGTTCCGCGCCGCCGATGGCCCGTCCCTCGACCTGCCCGCAGTTGTGTCAGCCGATGTCCGTAAATATCGGATTTCTGCGGTGGAGGCGCCTTAG
- a CDS encoding KamA family radical SAM protein codes for MTEFSAGQPYEYQRRELVEPDWTRFPGWRDVTAAQWNSAQWQRVNCVKNVKQLRAVLGDLVDESFYADLEDDQQRLATMSMLLPPQMLNTMVPHQVPDTVSFYADPIRNYMLPVASDRHLDWPSHPNASRDSLHEHDMWVAEGLTHRYPTKVLAELLSTCPQYCGHCTRMDLVGNSTPVVPKLKLVQKPVDRYAAHLDYLKSHPGVRDVVVSGGDVANVPWKQLEAYLMGLLSVPTVRDIRLATKALMGLPQHWLQDDVVEGMHRVAVTAQRRGVNLAVHTHVNHVNSLTPAVARAAQTLLEIGVRDVRNQGVLMRGVNATTADLLDLCFALQGEAGILPYYFYMCDMIPNAEHWRVPVWHAQQMQHDLMGYLPGYATPRIVCDVPFVGKRWVHMVNEYDREHGISYWTKNYRTSIEKDDSEALSKLYAYYDPIDTLPQSGQDWWRKQQAS; via the coding sequence GTGACCGAGTTTTCCGCCGGACAGCCTTACGAGTACCAGCGGCGGGAGCTGGTGGAGCCGGATTGGACCCGCTTCCCCGGGTGGCGTGACGTCACCGCCGCGCAGTGGAACTCCGCGCAGTGGCAGCGGGTCAACTGTGTGAAGAACGTGAAGCAGCTGCGTGCCGTGCTCGGCGACCTGGTCGACGAGTCGTTCTACGCCGACCTCGAGGACGACCAGCAGCGGCTGGCCACCATGTCGATGCTGCTCCCGCCGCAGATGCTCAACACGATGGTGCCGCACCAGGTGCCGGACACGGTGTCGTTCTACGCCGACCCGATCCGCAACTACATGCTCCCGGTCGCCTCCGACCGGCACCTGGACTGGCCGTCACACCCGAACGCCAGCCGCGACTCGCTGCACGAGCACGACATGTGGGTGGCCGAGGGTCTCACCCACCGCTACCCGACGAAGGTTCTCGCGGAGCTGCTCTCCACCTGCCCGCAGTACTGCGGGCACTGCACCCGGATGGACCTGGTCGGCAACAGCACGCCGGTCGTACCGAAATTGAAGCTCGTGCAGAAGCCGGTGGACCGCTACGCCGCGCACCTGGACTACCTGAAGTCGCACCCCGGTGTGCGGGACGTGGTCGTGTCGGGCGGGGACGTGGCCAACGTGCCGTGGAAGCAGCTCGAGGCGTACCTCATGGGTCTGCTCTCGGTCCCGACCGTCCGCGACATCCGGCTGGCGACCAAGGCGCTGATGGGCCTGCCGCAGCACTGGTTGCAGGACGACGTGGTGGAGGGGATGCACCGGGTCGCGGTGACCGCCCAGCGGCGCGGGGTCAACCTGGCCGTGCACACCCACGTCAACCACGTGAACTCGCTGACCCCGGCGGTGGCCCGGGCCGCGCAGACGCTGCTCGAGATCGGCGTGCGCGACGTGCGCAACCAGGGCGTGCTGATGCGCGGGGTGAACGCGACCACCGCCGACCTGCTCGACCTGTGCTTCGCGCTACAGGGCGAGGCCGGGATCCTGCCGTACTACTTCTACATGTGCGACATGATCCCGAACGCGGAGCACTGGCGGGTGCCGGTCTGGCACGCCCAGCAGATGCAGCACGACCTGATGGGGTACCTGCCGGGCTACGCCACCCCGCGGATCGTGTGCGACGTGCCGTTCGTCGGCAAGCGGTGGGTGCACATGGTCAACGAGTACGACCGGGAGCACGGAATCTCGTACTGGACGAAGAACTACCGGACGTCGATCGAGAAGGACGACAGCGAGGCGTTGTCGAAGCTCTACGCCTACTACGACCCGATCGACACGCTGCCGCAGTCGGGCCAGGACTGGTGGCGCAAGCAGCAGGCGAGCTGA
- a CDS encoding lysine 5,6-aminomutase subunit alpha — MAGKLDLDPRIVARARALAVKAGQPVVDLARSHTTVSVERAVLRLAGVHGADSDGIPWVNRLVDAVRADVGLGHGVAVPVFHAAASTGVEDLTVLAQKAAAGAVRFDVPTKKADLAAARRRAKKAAAGGIKIVDRRRAERDRLIRRYGDPQQRPWIYLIVATGDIYEDIPQAQAAARAGADIIAVIRSTGQSLLDYVPEGATREGFAGTYATQENFRLMRAALDETSKELGRYIRLTNYASGLCMPEIAALAGMERLDMMLNDSMYGILFRDINPIRTFVDQRFSRQVHARAGIIINTGEDNYLTTADAVEAAHTVTVSQLLNEYFAQEAGLEDWQLGLGHAFEINPDLPDSFRLELAHALLARELFPEAPLKWMPPTKHMTGDVFRGNLLDGFFNLAGALTGQGILLVGMMTEAVVTPWLSDRDIALQNVKYVLNGAGNLHEDFVPGPFIRGRANQVLGEAIDLLERIVDDTLMDAIADGTFGLMKRPADRGKGLDGVAKQEADYYNPVTEELE; from the coding sequence TTGGCCGGGAAGCTGGATCTGGACCCGCGGATCGTCGCGCGGGCGCGGGCGCTCGCCGTGAAGGCCGGGCAGCCCGTCGTCGACCTCGCGCGGTCGCACACCACCGTGTCGGTGGAGCGGGCGGTGCTGCGCCTGGCCGGGGTGCACGGCGCCGACTCGGACGGCATCCCCTGGGTGAACCGTCTGGTCGACGCCGTGCGCGCCGACGTCGGGCTCGGGCACGGGGTTGCCGTCCCGGTGTTCCACGCCGCCGCCAGCACGGGCGTCGAGGACCTCACGGTGCTGGCGCAGAAGGCGGCGGCCGGGGCGGTGCGGTTCGACGTACCGACGAAGAAGGCCGACCTGGCCGCGGCCCGGCGGCGGGCCAAGAAGGCCGCCGCCGGCGGCATCAAGATCGTCGATCGGCGGCGGGCCGAGCGGGACCGGCTGATCCGACGGTACGGCGATCCGCAACAGCGGCCGTGGATCTACCTGATCGTGGCCACCGGCGACATCTACGAGGACATTCCCCAGGCGCAGGCGGCGGCCCGGGCCGGGGCGGACATCATCGCGGTGATCCGCTCGACGGGGCAGTCGCTGCTGGACTACGTGCCGGAGGGGGCGACCCGGGAGGGGTTCGCGGGCACCTACGCCACGCAGGAGAACTTCCGGCTGATGCGGGCGGCGCTCGACGAGACGTCGAAAGAGCTCGGCCGATACATCCGGCTGACCAACTACGCGTCCGGTCTGTGCATGCCGGAGATCGCGGCGCTCGCCGGCATGGAACGTCTCGACATGATGCTGAACGACTCGATGTACGGCATCCTGTTCCGCGACATCAACCCGATCCGGACCTTCGTCGACCAGCGCTTCTCCCGCCAGGTCCACGCCCGGGCCGGGATCATCATCAACACCGGCGAGGACAACTATCTGACGACGGCGGATGCCGTCGAAGCAGCGCACACCGTCACGGTGTCGCAGCTGCTCAACGAGTACTTCGCCCAGGAGGCGGGCCTGGAGGACTGGCAGCTCGGCCTGGGCCACGCTTTCGAGATAAATCCGGATCTGCCGGACTCGTTCCGGCTGGAGCTGGCACACGCGCTGCTCGCCCGGGAGCTGTTCCCGGAGGCGCCGCTCAAGTGGATGCCGCCGACCAAGCACATGACCGGCGACGTCTTCCGCGGCAACCTCCTCGACGGCTTCTTCAACCTGGCCGGCGCGCTCACCGGCCAGGGGATCCTGCTCGTCGGCATGATGACCGAGGCGGTCGTCACGCCCTGGCTGTCCGATCGGGATATCGCGCTGCAGAACGTGAAATACGTGCTCAACGGAGCCGGAAACCTCCACGAGGACTTCGTCCCCGGCCCGTTCATCCGGGGCCGCGCGAACCAGGTCCTGGGCGAGGCCATCGACCTGCTGGAACGCATCGTCGACGACACCCTGATGGACGCCATCGCCGACGGCACCTTCGGCCTGATGAAGCGCCCCGCCGACCGCGGCAAGGGCCTCGACGGCGTCGCCAAGCAGGAAGCCGATTACTACAACCCGGTCACCGAGGAGCTGGAATGA